Proteins encoded by one window of Haloarcula pelagica:
- a CDS encoding SDR family NAD(P)-dependent oxidoreductase — protein sequence MPADTYAVPDRLDGHTAIVTGGGGTIGTGTAVRFAREGANVVVAQRSKPSARRVVDRIEEIGGAAVFVRTDLTDADDIETLVERTVAEFGSVDIVVNNAADLTVEWAAEMERATFESVLATNLTGPFQLARDAYPHMRESGYGRVLNVGAIQSRSPLPGAAAYAASKAGLDGLTRSLASEWSAAPGADITVNTAMVGPIHQAAVDAHPDLPIEEAVDQVPPEVDDRAATLVGRWGRASDVAALLAFLASPEAGFVTGAVIPCDGGRLVSRKGKAVDQADRIEDD from the coding sequence ATGCCTGCCGATACCTACGCCGTCCCGGATCGGCTGGACGGCCACACGGCGATCGTCACGGGCGGGGGCGGGACGATCGGAACGGGGACGGCGGTCCGGTTCGCCCGGGAAGGCGCGAACGTCGTCGTCGCACAGCGGTCGAAGCCGTCGGCACGGCGAGTCGTCGACCGGATCGAGGAGATCGGTGGTGCGGCGGTGTTCGTCCGGACCGATCTGACCGACGCCGACGACATCGAGACGCTGGTCGAGCGGACCGTCGCGGAGTTCGGGAGCGTCGACATCGTCGTCAACAACGCGGCCGACCTGACCGTCGAGTGGGCCGCGGAGATGGAGCGGGCGACCTTCGAATCCGTCCTCGCGACGAACCTCACCGGTCCGTTCCAGCTCGCCCGTGACGCGTACCCACACATGCGCGAGAGCGGCTACGGGCGGGTGCTCAACGTCGGTGCGATCCAGAGCCGCTCGCCCCTCCCGGGAGCGGCCGCCTACGCCGCCTCCAAGGCGGGGCTGGACGGGCTCACGCGGAGTCTGGCCAGCGAGTGGTCGGCCGCGCCCGGCGCCGACATCACGGTCAACACCGCGATGGTCGGCCCGATCCACCAGGCCGCCGTCGACGCCCACCCCGACCTCCCGATCGAGGAAGCAGTCGACCAGGTCCCACCGGAGGTCGACGACCGCGCCGCGACGCTCGTCGGTCGCTGGGGACGGGCCAGCGACGTAGCTGCGTTGCTCGCCTTCCTCGCGTCCCCCGAGGCCGGGTTCGTCACCGGTGCGGTGATCCCGTGTGACGGCGGTCGGCTGGTGAGCCGGAAAGGAAAGGCCGTCGACCAGGCCGACCGCATCGAGGACGATTGA
- a CDS encoding carbohydrate ABC transporter permease has protein sequence MSRDNEVLNRRDIGLLRERVSFWRAADRTELLTRTGYFLLAAIMGVAFVFPLYWLVKISVMWPSANLYGGVPTLGIENPSLANFSKVLFEVDFLTFLFNTAFIAVTVVGANLILNSLAAYGLTLDFRGRRLVQGFLVANMMIPAQTVIIPAFLVSQRLGLLNNRFGVVLPLAIIIINIFVLYTSFDAVPESMIESARLDGASELYIIFGIYWPLSKAALAANVILAFVFAWNTYIWPLLILNEQELMTLTQALASFQGNNQGRYGLMYAFTLMAVVPMVVLFLLLQKQFIESAVMGSIKE, from the coding sequence ATGAGCCGTGACAACGAGGTCCTGAACCGACGGGACATCGGCCTGCTCCGCGAACGGGTGTCGTTCTGGCGGGCCGCCGACCGGACGGAACTGCTGACTCGGACCGGCTACTTCCTGCTGGCGGCGATCATGGGCGTGGCCTTCGTGTTCCCGCTGTACTGGCTGGTCAAGATCTCAGTGATGTGGCCGTCGGCGAACCTCTACGGCGGCGTCCCGACGCTCGGGATCGAGAACCCCTCGCTGGCGAACTTCTCGAAGGTGCTGTTCGAGGTCGACTTCCTGACCTTCCTCTTCAACACCGCCTTCATCGCGGTGACCGTCGTCGGCGCGAACCTGATCCTGAACTCGCTTGCGGCCTACGGCCTGACGCTGGATTTCCGCGGCCGACGACTCGTCCAGGGCTTCCTGGTCGCCAACATGATGATCCCGGCTCAGACGGTCATCATCCCGGCCTTCCTCGTCTCACAGCGACTCGGCCTGCTGAACAACCGCTTCGGTGTCGTCCTGCCGCTGGCGATCATCATCATCAACATCTTCGTCCTGTACACGAGTTTCGACGCCGTCCCGGAGTCGATGATTGAGTCCGCGCGGCTGGACGGCGCCTCCGAACTGTACATCATCTTCGGCATCTACTGGCCGCTGTCGAAGGCGGCGCTGGCCGCGAACGTCATCCTGGCGTTCGTCTTCGCCTGGAACACCTACATCTGGCCGCTGTTGATCCTCAACGAGCAGGAACTGATGACGCTGACGCAGGCGCTTGCCTCCTTCCAGGGCAACAACCAGGGCCGGTACGGGCTGATGTACGCGTTCACTCTCATGGCCGTCGTCCCGATGGTCGTGCTGTTCCTGTTGCTACAAAAACAGTTCATCGAGAGCGCCGTGATGGGGAGCATCAAGGAGTAA
- a CDS encoding carbohydrate ABC transporter permease, whose protein sequence is MSSGMLTEVSRRIGEADLATLFSEQRRRSIVAWLVLVPTIAVLLLYRTIPLLWTVLLSFQEMSWTGETSFAGLQNYQRLLTDDVFVTALVNNVLFLLTIPVGIALALGIALLLNQQFVGSDGFRSLFFVPYILMMVGIAVIWNYIFKTSGGVANHVLLQLGLIESNISWLGDGTWAKVSVFVVHIWKSIGLYLVIILAGLQTIPQQVYEVARIDGANRRQRFRYITLPLLKPTMGVCILVGMILSFKLFDLIRVLTGGGPADATEILITYLYRQAFTNGNFGYAAVLTVVLFLLMLSLIAVGRFVQRESYR, encoded by the coding sequence ATGTCATCCGGGATGCTCACGGAAGTCAGCCGGCGTATCGGCGAGGCGGATCTAGCGACGCTGTTCTCCGAACAGCGGCGTCGATCGATCGTCGCGTGGCTCGTCCTCGTCCCGACGATCGCCGTGCTCCTGCTCTATCGGACGATCCCGCTGTTGTGGACGGTCCTCCTCTCCTTCCAGGAGATGTCCTGGACCGGGGAGACCTCCTTCGCCGGCCTCCAGAACTACCAGCGGTTGCTGACCGACGACGTGTTCGTGACCGCGCTCGTCAACAACGTCCTGTTTCTGTTGACGATCCCGGTCGGCATCGCGCTCGCGCTGGGGATCGCCCTCCTCTTGAACCAGCAGTTCGTCGGCAGCGACGGGTTCCGGTCGCTGTTTTTCGTCCCGTACATCCTGATGATGGTCGGGATCGCCGTCATCTGGAACTACATCTTCAAGACCAGCGGAGGAGTGGCGAACCACGTCCTGCTCCAACTGGGGCTCATCGAATCGAACATCTCCTGGCTCGGCGACGGCACCTGGGCGAAGGTGTCGGTGTTCGTCGTCCACATCTGGAAGAGCATCGGGCTGTATCTGGTCATCATCCTGGCGGGCCTCCAGACGATCCCCCAGCAGGTGTACGAGGTCGCGCGTATCGACGGCGCGAACCGCCGCCAGCGGTTCCGCTACATCACGCTGCCCCTGCTCAAACCGACGATGGGGGTCTGTATCCTCGTCGGGATGATCCTCTCGTTCAAACTGTTCGACCTGATCCGGGTGCTGACCGGCGGCGGCCCCGCCGACGCGACGGAGATCCTCATCACCTACCTGTACAGACAGGCGTTCACGAACGGGAACTTCGGCTACGCCGCCGTGTTGACGGTCGTGTTGTTCCTGCTGATGCTCTCACTGATCGCCGTCGGCCGGTTCGTCCAACGGGAGTCGTACCGATGA